The genomic interval NNNNNNNNNNNNNNNNNNNNNNNNNNNNNNNNNNNNNNNNNNNNNNNNNNNNNNNNNNNNNNNNNNNNNNNNNNNNNNNNNNNNNNNNNNNNNNNNNNNNNNNNNNNNNNNNNNNNNNNNNNNNNNNNNNNNNNNNNNNNNNNNNNNNNNNNNNNNNNNNNNNNNNNNNNNNNNNNNNNNNNNNNNNNNNNNNNNNNNNNNNNNNNNNNNNNNNNNNNNNNNNNNNNNNNNNNNNNNNNNNNNNNNNNNNNNNNNNNNNNNNNNNNNNNGCAAATAATCGAAGATTTACTCATTATATACAATCTCGTTATTTTGAATGTTTgcgatctaaagaaacttttcatAACTGGAATGCAtttactatcatatatacatctgaTATTTCATATTAGATATCATATCAAATAACAGATGCTAGAAATAAGTACCAAACataagtaaacaaaagaaaagcaaatgtttaaagagaaaaaagtggagaCGCATTGAAGAAGCCCCTCGCGCGAGTCGgtctgtgacgtcatcaaggcGAGGAGGTAGGCTTAACTGACATAACAATTTTTCTATGTAATCTTATTGAATTTGAATCTTAATTTGTTGTCGGAGTTGGGGTATGGGATAATGTAATacctataatgtgtgtgtaaatagcatCTTATTAAAACAATCAATTTAANNNNNNNNNNNNNNNNNNNNNNNNNNNNNNNNACAATGCGAAATACTGACTTCTATTGAAATTATGCAACTTTCATCGTATTGTATTTCCCTTATTGCTtaacattatctttttaattctcCATCGTGAGAAATTTTTGACTGtcatctgttatttattttttaatattgagaatatatatattgatgttttttttgagGCACCGGCACTAGTCTAGGCAGggaatttttttctcaaagaaaGTCTGATCGACATCGCAGTTGAAGCAAGAGCTCAGATTCCTTGAAGCGTTTACCTCCCCGCGTTGATGATTTCCCACTTTCGGGGTCTTGAGATGATGATCCTGtcgcctttcttttctctgtcccctGCACGGAGCTCTTTAAGCCTAAGCTTCTACTGTTCACCTCTACGTCATTCAATGTGGCAAGGATAGAACATCTGGGGATTTTAAACGTTCTTTTTCATTTAAAGCACGATTTCACTCTGGTTATTTTACTGTCGTTACACTTATTACTCGTTCATTTTCTAGAGGAAACCCATGCGCAGTGCCTGTTATTCCCTTCCCGTCAAAACGGGTGATTCCAGGAATGAGATAATCTTAACCACTGCTATCCTTGAACGGCCCATATTTACCAAAGAGGGCCATCTATCTTCTAGCTCTCCGTTCTCGACCTGTGAGATTTTCTGAGAAGTGAACAACCTTTGTTGATGCCTAATACGATAATGTACAGTATAACCTATATCCAGTCTCTATGAATACCACAATTGCATCTAAAATACTTAAATGAGACTGGAGCTAGTCGCACCTCTTAACATGATGAATACTTGATTNNNNNNNNNNNNNNNNNNNNNNNNNNNNNNNNNNNNNNNNNNNNNNNNNNNNNNNNNNNNNNNNNNNNNNNNNNNNNNNNNNNNNNNNNNNNNNNNNNNNNNNNNNNNNNNNNNNNNNNNNNNNNNNNNNNNNNNNNNNNNNNNNNNNNNNNNNNNNNNNNNNNNNNNNNNNNNNNNNNNNNNNNNNNNNNNNNNNNNNNNNNNNNNNNNNNNNNNNNNNNNNNNNNNNNNNNNNNNNNNNNNNNNNNNNNNATGCTTGGTCAAGGAAAGACAAGTGTGGCAGATGTCACCAGAGGATCTGGCCAACAGCACACATCTGTTCTTGATGACAACCAgcaggaaaacaaacaaataacaacctCCATCCTGTTTCCATGCCATGGGTGTTCCTCCTGCCTGCACTTGTTTTTGNNNNNNNNNNNNNNNNNNNNNNNNNNNNNNNNNNNNNNNNNNNNNNNNNNNNNNNNNNNNNNNNNNNNNNNNNCTTTATCATCTAGTCCTAGATAGATTGTCTTGTAGCCTACTCCGACCTTTTTACATTCGTCTTTCCTTATATNNNNNNNNNNNNNNNNNNNNNNNNNNNNNNNNNNNNNNNNNNNNNNNNNNNNNNNNNNNNNNNNNNNNNNNNNNCTTTATGTACCCACATTGCTCCTTTAACTCTTGTTTTACTTTCATTACACGGTATATTACAGCTTTCTTCTTCAAACTGAATTTCTCTAATTTTTGGTCTGACCTGCATTCCCCATTTCAAGTCACCAAGAGGTTTATTACACCTGTCACGAATGAAAGTAAGAAGTGATTAGTCGNNNNNNNNNNNNNNNNNNNNNNNNNNNNNNNNNNNNNNNNNNNNNNNNNNNNNNNNNNNNNNNNNNNNNNNNNNNNNNNNNNNNNNNNNNNNNNNNNNNNNNNNNNNNNNNNNNNNNNNNNNNNNNNNNNNNNNNNNNNNNNNNNNNNNNNNNNNNNNNNNNNNNNNNNNNNNNNNNNNNNNNNNNNNNNNNNNNNNNNNNNNNNNNNNNNNNNNNNNNNNNNNNNNNNNNNNNNNNNNNNNNNNNNNNNNNNNNNNNNNNNNNNNNNNNNNNNNNNNNNNNNNNNNNNNNNNNNNNNNNNNNNNNNNNNNNNNNNNNNNNNNNNNNNNNNNNNNNNNNNNNNNNNNNNNNNNNNNNNNNNNNNNNNNNNNNNNNNNNNNNNNNNNNNNNNNNNNNNNNNNNNNNNNNNNNNNNNNNNNNNNNNNNNNNNNNNNNNNNNNNNNNNNNNNNNNNNNNNNNNNNNNNNNNNNNNNNNNNNNNNNNNNNNNNNNNNNNNNNNNNNNTGGGGTGCTGCAACAAGCAAAAAGTATTGATTCGCAAACGTCTCGATTATCTGCAGCAGATGAACTGTTGGGGGGAAAACTTTCTCGTCCCGATTATTCTGAAACGATCTTGCATAATCGTTATTTAAGCTGGCGTATGTAGTCATACTTACCGACAGCTTTTACCGAAGTTCGTAAgttaatgatttttgttatttctgcCACGATCTCCCCCACACATTAGCCTACTCTGTGgcggaaaattaaaaagataatagaaatgggTTAGAAAGTATTCGTATGATCGACATTGACTTTACTACTCCATACGACCACTCGTGTCTGTTGCTTGGAGGAACGGCAACGGAAGGGGATCCAGCCAACAAGTTATTTGCTGGGCCACTTTCTTGCGATCGAAAAAAATCATGGTAAAGAATGCTCACCAATTTAAACCAGTAATGGTTTAGTTATTTTTTGGTTCCTAGATATAtggcaattaataaaaaatgtataggaTCTGCAACAATCTGCAGAGGCTTATGGAGCTCGAGTCGATTTTAAACTAAGCCCTGTAAAATAGTTATTGCAGAAAACACTGGTAGTTCGAACGAGATAAAAACGAGTGCGTCTTCTGGTTCGAAATTAACACCATTTTCCTTTCACAAAAAAGACTTTCCGTAATTTTGGTCTACGANNNNNNNNNNNNNNNNNNNNNNNNNNNNNNNNNNNNNNNNNNNNNNNNNNNNNNNNNNNNNNNNNNNNNNNNNNNNNNNNNNNNNNNNNNNNNNNNNNNNNNNNNNNNNNNNNNNNNNNNNNNNNNNNNNNNNNNNNNNNNNNNNNNNNNNNNNNNNNNNNNNNNNNNNNNNNNNNNNNNNNNNNNNNNNNNNNNNNNNNNNNNNNNNNNNNNNNNNNNNNNNNNNNNNNNNNNNNNNNNNNNNNNNNNNNNNNNNNNNNNNNNNNNNNNNNNNNNNNNNNNNNNNNNNNNNNNNNNNNNNNNNNNNNNNNNNNNNNNNNNNNNNNNNNNNNNNNNNNNNNNNNNNNNNNNNNNNNNNNNNNNNNNNNNNNNNNNNNNNNNNNNNNNNNNNNNNNNNNNNNNNNNNNNNNNNNNNNNNNNNNNNNNNNNNNNNNNNNNNNNNNNNNNNNNNNNATCAAAATTCTGACATTTCAACTTTTCCTGGCATtgttacataatatttattacaaGAACATTTACTTGTGCCATTGAACAAAGTTACAGTAACTTAAAACTATGTTAAATGCATGGAAAATACTTGCCGAACCTgctccaattttaaattttagactACGAACTTCGAACATGTGGTAGGAGGCacagctctccctctctcaccagaCAAGTCATTTCCGCATCACCAAGATAAAAGTTTTCAACGTAAAATGAGGCATATCTAATCTTATCTCTTGCattatgtttgtttgcttgcagTCTTTTTTACAAACCGAGTTGCTCTACATAATACATTTGAAAATCGTATGGTATATAaattcatcattactttttacaGCAGgggaataaaatacaaaaatgaggTCACCATTTAATTACACGTACTATAGTGACATAAATATCTTATTTACAGTAAGAATCTTCTCCCTGACTGGAAGAGACTATTATTAGCAATAACCACCAtgtcattaaaaacaaaaatttacacagttcacaaaaaatacaaatgcacCAGTCACtttactcctccacctcctgatttccttttaatataataaagatgttgGCAACTCACGAGCCAGGGAGATGGAATGGGGATCAACTCAGGTATACATTGGTGTAGAAATATACACTTGAAACCACTTAAGGCCATAGTACGAAGACATTGCTGGAGCTCAATTTTAAACTAAGAATTTTCTTGCTTAAACTGGGGCCTGCcgacattttttttcctacttaaaatcgagaatcatcatcatcctttggTGCGTTACATACTGTAAAATATCTAAGTACAGCAAGTGCGGTATCCACTGTACATCACATGGTTAATGAGtaaaatatgatgacaataattagcAGTTTTATTGCAGCATAAGAATTTACTTCCATTCACCCTTGGAGTAGTCCCACTGTGAAGAAATTCCCTGGACAGGATTGGCTTTCAGAGCAATCATTCTCTTGAGCTGAGCTTCCTGCTTCTCTGCAGAAAGTGTATCAGGGAGGGGAGAGTACACTGAAAAGAACAGAATAAAAGTTGAATATATCCTTCACACTACAAGTTTAGTGTTTGCAATGCTCAACACCTGACTACATTTTATACTCTATGTTGCATCTTGGACTATAGTACATGTCTACCTAACCTCACAGTGCTATCAAATATTTCAGAGTACTCGTAAGTGTACACTGTTTAATGCCTCCAGTAAAATTATGCATCTACTTTCAAGTACTGAACTCTATGGCACTGTAAACCTACTCACCATACAACTTCATCCACATGTACACCCAGACGGCTAAAGATGCAGCAATGAGACTAAGACCAATAACAGACTTCCATTCGCCAGTAGGAGCCTTCATTTCGGAAAAGGTCTGGCAGAAGGACGCACGGTAAAGGGCTTTCTTCTCCTCAAGGGTCAACTTGTTCcagtctcccttctccttttcacgGAGGGCCTGTNNNNNNNNNNNNNNNNNNNNNNNNNNNNNNNNNNNNNNNNNNNNNNNNNNNNNNNNNNNNNNNNNNNNNNNNNNNNNNNNNNNNNNNNNNNNNNNNNNNNNNNGGCTTAAACTATAtgcaaactttaaattttttaacatttaaaataagATTTCCCTATGCCTAGCTAGTAGCTAGTATGCTAACCNNNNNNNNNNNNNNNNNNNNNNNNNNNNNNNNNNNNNNNNNNNNNNNNNNNNNNNNNNNNNNNNNNNNNNNNNNNNNNNNNNNNNNNNNNNNNNNNNNNNNNNNNNNNNNNNNNNNNNNNNNNNNNNNNNNNNNNNNNNNNNNNNNNNNNNNNNNNNNNNNNNNNNNNNNNNNNNNNNNNNNNNNNNNNNNNNNNNNNNNNNNNNNNNNNNNNNNNNNNNNNNNNNNNNNNNNNNNNNNNNNNNNNNNNNNNNNNNNNNNNNNNNNNNNNNNNNNNNNNNNNNNNNNNNNNNNNNNNNNNNNNNNNNNNNNNNNNNNNNNNNNNNNNNNNNNNNNNNNNNNNNNNNNNNNNNNNNNNNNNNNNNNNNNNNNNNNNNNNNNNNNNNNNNNNNCGTTATTGTTATTGCACTGACTTATAGATCCCCNNNNNNNNNNNNNNNNNNNNNNNNNNNNNNNNNNNNNNNNNNNNNNNNNNNNNNNNNNNNNNNNNNNNNNNNNNNNNNNNNNNNNNNNNNNNNNNNNNNNNNNNNNNNNNNNNNNNNNNNNNNNNNNNNNNNNNNNNNNNNNNNNNNNNNNNNNNNNNNNNNNNNNNNNNNNNNNNNNNNNNNNNNNNNNNNNNNNNNNNNNNNNNNCAGATCCAAGGGGATGTACCATTACAGAGCAATGGTACATCCAAGCTAAATATgaaagggaaagtggaaaaaaaaagttaatctaaACAATACTACATGCATCCAATTTACTAATAAatcagtatatatacagataaatccACCTATGCCAGGAGACAACTGTATGAAGGGAGACGAGGTGATCCTCATGGAAGGGGATATGGGATGGATTCAAATGGGATAGTGGATGTAGTAGTGGCTTAGGGGATCAGTTGAATGATTAATGCATGTGTTAATCAACATTCAGCATGTTTACATGGCTCACTTGACACCAGCCTGTGGGTGGGTTTACTGGCACATGTGATGTAATAAATACTGTATTaccatatttcatcattactgaAACACCAAGAGTAAAGCCTCAAGGTTGGATGAAAGATACTAAACAGTACTAAATATCTTAGTATAACCTCACTGACCCACTCACATCAGAACAGAGGTGGGGAACCAGTCTGTTTTTAGCTACATTGCTAAAGTGACTTTATagtcactaatttttttttttacaatttttgcaCATTAACTTTTGACACGGTGGTGAAAACTGTCAAAAATGGATGCAGCCCTGTTATTGCCACTAGTCTTTCTTTAGTTTTGCTTAGTGTTCTGAATGTGAATGTGTTTCAGTGTGTGCACATAGTCAAGAGTAGGTATCTGCATAAAAGATTTGTATAGGCATGGTTACACAAGGAAAATCAAATGCATCATGGTGACAGACAAGTTTGCTTTTTTTCAGGTGCATGCCAGTCTCACACAACTATTAGTACCATTAGTTGCAGGACTTATAGACTGCATGCTATCTGCTACAGCTTATTATTgctataaaatacaaaaaccttGCATAAAACTGCTGCAACAATATTATTTAAATGTGTTAACAACTCATCTGACTACATGATGTTAAATATCATGTACTTAAAGTCAGGAAGAAGAAAAGTGACATTTATTTACTTCACCtgtaaatatgataaatactaAATTTTAGAAATGATAAAAGAGGAGAGCTTCTCATGTCAGAGGGACCtgatgaattaatatattttgtaaatagagGTAAAATCGCAATCAGTTTAATTAGATTGTgtaaatataatctacataagCAGCTAATTTGCAATAAACTTACTGAATACTAAACAACTGTTGGGCAATATTATACTTTTGTGACTGCAGCTTCAGTGGCTGTGGCTAAGCAAGGTACAGCCCTTCTGCTTACACTTCCCCACATTTGACAGACCTGACTCAGACACCATTTCTTACATCAATGTATTTGTTTTTCAATACTTGATTATTACTGGCAGATTATGTACTTGTTTATGTATACAGGGCAACTTCCAAAGTGAAGGTGTAAATTTGGTaaatatgggggtggggggtggaatgGGAGTCAGCATAGGTTTAACCCATTTCCTTTATAAATTGCATTTCAACAATTAGCAACACAGTGGGGAATCTATTCTTACAAAGTAGATAGGCCTTCTGCACATCATTTgaagtaaataagaaataaacaaaatcctTACAGATCTAACTGAGGTCAAAAGATCACAAATACCATTTATACCATTTGTCCCATGACAGTTGTCCTATGTTGTCATAGTGACTATTACAAGAAGCTAGGTGATGTTTCATCATATCACCAGCATGTCCTCACTGCTGGGATGAGATTTTGCATATCCTGAATGCCAGCCAGGTAACCACCCAGATGCAGAGTGGCATGTATATCTGTCCTTGCCAGACATTACCCAAAATTTTACTTGTCTTTGTTGGGTTGATTATATCAAACCTAAGATCTACAACACAAAATAGTCCAAagttcaaatataaaaataaaatgttctaAATCCTCAATTTCCTTATCAAAAGGCAACCTCACCTGGATGTCTGGAGTATTTTCCTTGAAGCGAACACCTGGCATGGGGAAGTCTACGCGGTCCACATAAC from Penaeus monodon isolate SGIC_2016 chromosome 21, NSTDA_Pmon_1, whole genome shotgun sequence carries:
- the LOC119586380 gene encoding cytochrome c oxidase subunit 4 isoform 1, mitochondrial-like (The sequence of the model RefSeq protein was modified relative to this genomic sequence to represent the inferred CDS: added 153 bases not found in genome assembly) → MGHDIQGNTICRHTSTHSLQYTLSPLSDRFNFGPGFTARRTLAGSVYQCIRMALNPITRRALALTLRQVSLQQTAAASSVSKIGSREVVGFGFNGTPCYVDRVDFPMPGVRFKENTPDIQALREKEKGDWNKLTLEEKKALYRASFCQTFSEMKAPTGEWKSVIGLSLIAASLAVWVYMWMKLYVYSPLPDTLSAEKQEAQLKRMIALKANPVQGISSQWDYSKGEWK